The sequence CCCTGGAGGAGGGCGATGAGAAGAACAGGAGAGGCACCTTCCTGTCACACAGGGAGAAGGAAGCACGGAGGGGAGGTCTCCTCAAGACCCCCACAGAATCCCCCAGCCGCTGCCACTGTGCCAAACACCCTTTCGGCACAGACGTCCCGGCTACACCGGTGCCTCCCCTGGCAAACTCCCCCAAACCTCCAAGGGTCCCTCCACTGAGCCCCACGCAGAGCTCAGCGAACCCCAAGCTCCTCCCGGCCCACCACACCACACACCGGCCGCAGAACACTCCCAGACATCCTCCTGCACCCCAGAAGCGCCCAGAACAAACCCTGCTCCCCAGAACAAGCCCCACACAGGCCCCATCCTCCTCACAGGCCCCGCGCCGCCCCACACACACCCAGCCCGAGCCGCCGTACCCCACACGGAGGCCTCGCGGGCCGCACCTGTGGCTCTCACAGACCCCACATCCCCCGGACCGGAGCCCCCGCGCTCACCGCCCGCCCGCGGCCTCCTCCCGCCGCACCCGGAAACGCGGCCCCGCGGCGCCCTCCGCCTCCAGCCGCCGCCGAACAAAATGGCGGCCGCAGCCCCGCTGCGCCTGCGCGGCTCTGACCGGAAGTGGGCGGAGCGACCGCGCGGCGGCGCCATGATGGGGAGGGCACCGGGAGCTAAAGAGGGCTCTGCGGACGCCATTTTGGGAAGGTCAACGGCGCGGCGGGGGCTCCCTGTTCCGCGGGTGTCCGGAGGCCCGAGGAGAGCGCGGCGGAGCCGGGGAGAGATTCCCCGTTCGTGGCGTAGCCGATGATGCAGGGCCGGACGTGCCGCGACCGGGCTTGACtatccctgcccctccctgccATGTTGGGAGGGCCGGAAGGTGCCCCGGCAGCCGCCATGTTGGGGAGGTCACCGAGCGGCTCCGCGCTGCCGCCACCTCGAGAAGGTCGAagccccccccgccccggccgGTAACGGGAGATTCGGGGCGAGGGCAACGCCTGTGAgcccccccctcagcccccctgCTCCAGGCGTGACCTCACGCAGCAGCACGGCTATGACATCACTCCCCAGCATGACATCAGCAGACAGGCGCCGGGACAGCCTTTTATTGGGGTTCCacacccccccgccccccggaggggttttgcttttgttctcttctttttttttttttttttttttttcctcctttttcttaaaaaataaatgtacaatTCCGGACGGCAGCTCGGTACAAAATATACACGTCTGGGGGGGGAAGGACGGGGGAGGGAggagcggggaggggggggcacgTACAAAAATAGAGGGGAGCCCCCGGGGGGGGTTCCTGCACCCCAGCCATGGGGCTGCGAGGGGTGACAGGTCCGGGggcccccaaacccccccagccccgtgCCAGGCTGGGGCCCCTGGCCAAAGTGCGTcagtgctggggggctgggCCCCCCCGGGCGGGGAGGGGGTCCCGGGGTTTGCCCCCCCACTTCTCCCCCGGCCCTCACTGTCCGCCCGGCTCCAGTTTGTAGGAGAGCTCGAAGAGCAGGTTCTGGTTGTCGATGACCCGGAGCTGCCGCACGTAGGCCTTGgtctgcagctgccctggggaggcctcCAGCTCCAGGCCTGGGGGGGTCAGTGTGGGGGAACAGGGGTGGGCATGGGGACGTGGGGATGGGGgaatgggatggagggatgaaGGTCCCAGACACATCCCCACCCCCTGGGGACAGCGGTGGGGGTGGCAGGGCCACACGTATCCCGCACCCCATGGGGTCAGCTCCCTCCGGCACCcgctgggtgctggggggtccCCTCACCCCCCCGGTTTACTCACAGAGAGGGCGGCTGCGGTACTTGCGGATGGTCCTCACTTTCTCAGCAATGCAGTGCTGGggcacagagcagcccctgTCAGCCCCCAGACCCACGAGACCCTGCCTGGCCCCCCCAGGAACCTGGGAACTGTCCCCACCCTGGGGCACCCCCATCACCAGGGACCCTGCCCTCCCCAATCCACTGCAGGGATAGGAGGGTCCCAGCCCCTCAGTGGGGTCTCCACTCCCTGGCCTCACCCTGGAATCCCTCAGCCATGTCCCCCCCATCACTGAGGGGCACCCACCAGTTTCTCCATGTTGACCAGCCCATCCAGGAGGGTCTTGCTGCCTTCATGCAGGAATGTCAGATCTGGGGAAGAATCAAGAAGTAAGAGGGGGCTCCATGGGACAGCAGTGGGACCCTGGCCCACCGTGGGGTGCAGGCAGCCCTTGTGCCCCCCTCACCTTTGAGGATGAGCGGCACAAAGGGGATGAGGGGGGGTTTCATCTTGGCCAGCACCTCACGATAAGTCTTATGGTTCCTGCAGGGGTCCTGGAGGGAGACGGGGGGGGGTAGGGTCAGCTCCCCATGGATGCCAGCACCCTGCCCCATACCCCCACCATACTGGCTGCTGTGGGCACAGAGCTGCATTGccttggggtggggggacagaGACACCCAGGGAGGGTGTGGGAACACCCCTGCCCACCAACTCCCCAAATCtcttgggggggaggggggaacgGAGGCTCCCACACACCCCACAGGTGCCCCGGTGCTCACCGTCAGGTTCTCAAACTTCCGAAACAGGTTCTTGAATTTCCCAGGGAGCTTCTGCAAGACAAGtccagggaaggggggaggtCCATGAGCACCTGAGGGGCTCTATGAACACCTGGGGGGGGTCCATGAGCACCTCTTACCTCCCAGGTGAGGCGCAGGCGGCTGATGGCAGCGTTGTTGAGCCCGATGACGATGGCGTAGAAGGAGAGCATGTCCTGGTTCTGCTTACatctgggagaggggaggggggaagagggtcagggggtggcaggggaaCTCCCACGCACATACACCCCCATCCCCACACTCACATGGCAGCGATCTTGATGAGCTTTTTGAGGAGGTGGGCACGCTTGCCCAGTGACTcgcagagcagcagctcagtgcccACCCAGTGCTGCACCTCACTGCACcgctgcagcagcagctccaggtttGCCGTCTCCCGCCGGCCCCGCTCCCCATGGAACACGTAGTCCACGAactccagctgcagaggaaggggaCAAGAATGTCACCAGGGTCCCTCCCTGCCACAGCATAACAGCCACCCCCAgccaccccccccaccccccaacctCATGGATGCAGCGGAAGAGCTCCCAGTGGAAGGCAGTGAGGTGGTTGGCGATCTCCTCCGGCTCGGCGCGGTGGatctctgtgtccccagggacCACCTGGATCTCCTCGGGCAGTGGCACCTGTGAGGGGACACCATGGGGATGCTCGGAGGGTGCTGGAGCATGCAGGAGGGTTCCCCCTCTTCCGCACAGGGGGACATGAGGACATTGCTGGAGGGGTCTTGTAGGAGGGTCCTTCATCCTCTGCCCAGGGTGGGATGgtgtcctggggaggggggacaggagaggggTCTCTAGGGTGGTGCTCACCAGGGAGTCAAAGGTGTCTCTGGTGCAGGCGAAGAGGTGGCTGTTGATGCCCAGGGTGGTGAAGACGCACTCCTCGCTGGGCTGCAGCACCGCTTTCTCTGCAGACAGGGGGTCAGTGCCAGCCAGACCCCTCCCCacaacccacacacacacacccctgccCCAGACCCCTGGGCACCTCCAGAAGAGGCCATGGTGACGAGGATGAGGGCGTCCTCGCGGGTGCTCTGCTCCTCCGAGTACTGCAGCTTCTCGGTGACAGAGGTCAGGATGTCCTGCACCGAGGCCGAGAGGCGGCTGCGGATGGTGACGTAGGAGTGGTCGGGCATGTAGACACGGCAGAAAActggggagaagcagaaggggggggggggttgtcaGGGCCGTGATGGTCACCTGCACCTCCCTGGGACACCTCGGAGTCCCAGCTGGGGATATTGAGGCACAGAACAGGCAGAGCCCCTTGCAGGAGGGGACGTGGTCACTCACTCTCGTCGGAGCCCCGGAAGGCCACGCGGGTCTGCAGGCAGGAGTCGATGCGGCGAAAGTGCCTGAACAGCGGCTTCACCTGCTTGTTCGGGGGGGGGGTCTCCTCGGCCACCCTACAGCACCAGTGTGGGGTCAGGCAGGgccccctcagcaccctccagcccctctggaGACCCCCTGACCCCTCTGGGGACACCTAACTTCCAGGACCTGCTGAACCCTCTCTCTGGGGACTCCCTGTCCTTCCTGAGGAGCCCCTGTCCCCCCACTCACTTGAGCTCCACCGTCTCCACAAGCTGGTGCAGCTTGAGGATCTCATCCTCCAGGTCATGGTAGAGGGACGTGTCCTTCATGATCAGCAGATAAAGCTCCTGAGGGGGCACAAGAGGGGATTagggagggggctggagggatTGGGGGGCTGCGAGAGCGGGAGGCACCCACCTTGATCACCTTCCCGgcgctctcctcctcctgcagcagccccttgTAGGTGTCGAGgaaatgcagcagcacagacagcactGCCCGCTTGCGCCGCAGCCCGGCCCCCTCCTCCcagtggggtggggggctgCCCCCCACCACCACGAAAGTGGCACCGTTAAGGAGATGCCACGGCAAGGAGGGACCCCGGGCACCCCTTGTGAGCATTCTCGTCCCCACACTGGTAGCACCCCATCGCCTGCCTTGCACCCACCCTCACAGCACCCCAAttccctgctcactgctcctgtgtgcccccccaccccatggcaCCCTGCTGCCCCCCTCCTCACAGCCCCGTGCTCACCCTTGTGCCACACTCATGCTCATCCCACTGGCACCCTCACGCCCTCCTTGTTGCACCTTCACACTCTCCCTGTGCCCATCCCTGGACCCCTCCCCATTACACCCTCATGCCCCTCCTCCTGGCAGCCCACCACCCGTCCCATGCCCCCCCCAAGGATATTGctggtgcagctgctgcaggaagcgCTCGGTGGGCAGGAAGAGCGAGTGTGTGAGCACGATGTCATCCAGCAGCGAGTctgggggagatggggggaggATGGGCACCCTGCCCTGCACAGCCCgtccaccaccacctcctgagCCCCATGTGCTTGGCACTGACTCCTGGACCCCCGTGGCCAGGGAGCATGCAGGACCTGAGCCTCAACCTTCCAGCACAACTGCCCGACTGCAGCTCAAGGCAatagggaaactgaggcaggcaGCGAGGGGAGGTGGCTACAGTGGCTATTTGAGCAGGCAAGCTCAGGGCACACGGTACCAGCTCCGGTCCCCATGGTTGGGGGCTCTGGACACCACCAGCCCCAGAGAGGGTGTTTTGGCACAGCTGGGTGAGCTATGGGACCAACACAGCTGGCAGTGCCCATGGGAGCCAGCACCCTGCCACCACCACGACCTTTGGTCAAGGCACCGCTCCCTTGCCCGACCCAGAGCAGCCTCGAGTGGGTCTCCCAGAAGGGGCTGTGCCCAGCGTCCCCCCCGCTCTGGCACATTAACCCGGTCACAGATCTGTGCCGAGCCAGGGCTGAGGCTCCCCTGGCACCACCGTGCTGGGGCACAGCACCCACGGGggatcagctgctgctgaaagcaggACACAGCAGTCTGGGGCACAGGCTGGACCCAcgccccccccagcccaggcccccagagcagcagggctggtgccCCACATCCAGCATCCTgcacccagggcaggcaggggcacCAGCAGCATGGGGGGCACCCAGGACAGGTACGTGTCTCCCATGTCCCAAGTGTACCCCCCAGTTGGGATCTACCTGGGGGTCAGAAGGAGCCAAACACCCCCTATCCCTGCAAGGTGCAGTGCACTCcatccctgcctcagtttccccatccctctgcagcacCCACACCTTCCCCCAGAGCCGCAAGGAGCAGGTGCAGAGGAAGTTTTCCCACGCCAGGAGAACGTGGGTGGTGGGAGCCCCCGGCCCCCCGTGATGGCTtctgccctccccccccccccaaatccagCTCAGACACCGCAGGGCCGGGCCTGGCAGCGTGTTGGTGCAGGCAGGGCCTGGAGCTGCCAGCCTCATCTCGCTTCTACCCGAAAGGCTCCACCGTGTCGGGGAGCCCCACCCTGCCCCAGCGTACCCAGAGCGTGGAGCTGGGGTGCCTCACTGCTCCCCGCTGCCCCCAGGAGACAAGGGCAGGAGCAAGGATCCCCCCCGGTtcccacccagctccctgctccccaaaCTGCCCGGCACCTCTGCACGGGGAGCCACGGGACGGCACCGGAGGGAAGGGGTGTCcgccccccgctcccccccctcccccccagcactgcGGCTCCCGTTGGGGCTAATTTTAGCACCGGGAAAATATTCACCAGGGGGCTGGTGGCTCTGCACGGGGCAGCGGCAGCCGGTGCCCGACCACCATCGGCCTCCACCGGGTCCGGAGCTGCCACCCTGAGCCCTCGACCTTTGCCCGCCCCGTTGCCACCGGCACCGCGGGGACCCAGCCTGACCTTCCCACCCCAACCGGGCACCCTCCTGCACCCTGCGCGGTGTCAGAGCCACACCGGGCACCCAGTGTCTCCCACCCCGGTGTTCTCCAGCGCATCCCCCGGGCCGCGGCTGTGCGGGAACCGATCGAACACCCTCGCCACCCCCCCCGCGCCCAGCACCGCCCGCTGccgcatccccccccccccgaatTTCCCACCGCAGCGCCCGGCCGCTGCCCCCGCTctccccgccccgctccccccccgCAGCCCCTCCATCCACCCCCCGTCCCTCCAACCATCcaaccatccatccatccctccgCCGCGCTCCCGGGGGTCCCGCAGCcaccgccccccgcccgccccggcccgCGGTACCTGCTGGGCAGCCCCGGCCGTGCCCCCCACCCGCGGGCAGTCGCTCCAGCAGCCGCTCCAGGAGCCGATCGGGGGGCGCGGGCGCGGGGGGGGCGCAGCCGCAGCGGGCGGCGGGCGGTGGCTCGGGGCTCGGCGGCTCCCGGTCCCGGTCGCCACCCGGCGATGGCTCCTCcggggagcggagcggagccTCGGGTGGCCGCAGCTCCAACCACCGACCCTCACCCCCCGGCTGCGGTCCCGCCGGATCCTCGGGGGAGGCGGGGGGGCGAGACAGGCTCTGCCGCCGCGGtcccggtgccggtgccggtgcggCGGCAGGGCGGGCGGGCAGGTGCGAGCCCGGCTTCTTCAGCAACTTCTCCAGCGGCTTCATGGCCGCCcgggcgcggcggcggcggcggctcaGGGGTCCAtgggcggcggcggcggcagggGGGGGCGGCTCCGCTCGGCTCCGGTCGGGCTCGGGCTCGGGCCCCGGCGCCgctccccgcccgccccgcgccTGCTGCGCCCGGCGGAGCCGCCGCCAGCGCCCGCCCCTCCgccccgcccccggccccaccgCCGGCACCTGCccgcccccgcccgccgccgcaCCGGGCCCGGGGGCCGGGGGAGGAGCCGTCCCCGGTGACAGGCAGAGAGTGGGGCACCGTCACCCCCCGCCGCCCTCCAGCAGCCTCGCACAGGTGATGGGTTACACACCCCCCTGTTTCCCCCCCCGGCACCGTCACACCGGGACGCGGCCACACGCTGTCAGTCATGCACAAGGGACACGGTGGCAGAGAACACCCCCCCATACAGTCTGGCCCCGTCACACCCTCCCCATTACACCTTCTGACAGACCGACACAGTTGTGGGTGTCTGCTCACGTGCTGTCTCACACCCGTCACACCCCTGCCACACCCCTGTCACACCTCGACGCTGTGTTCCTGGCACACCCACACGACCCTCCACACGCCAtcacagcccccagcagccccgGGACACAGACGACGGTCCCTCCTATAATGTCCCCCTCCTGGTGTCCCCCCATGTGTCCCCTCCACACAGGGCACATCCCCAGACGTGCGGTGACTGCCCCTGCCCCCCTAGCCCAGTTTTCCGCATCCTGTCACAGCGTGGGAAAGGGTCGGGGGTGGGTGCGGGACCCCCCACCCCATCGTGGGCACCCTCCGGGGCTTAG is a genomic window of Heliangelus exortis chromosome 29, bHelExo1.hap1, whole genome shotgun sequence containing:
- the RAPGEFL1 gene encoding rap guanine nucleotide exchange factor-like 1 — translated: MKPLEKLLKKPGSHLPARPAAAPAPAPGPRRQSLSRPPASPEDPAGPQPGGEGRWLELRPPEAPLRSPEEPSPGGDRDREPPSPEPPPAARCGCAPPAPAPPDRLLERLLERLPAGGGHGRGCPADSLLDDIVLTHSLFLPTERFLQQLHQHFVVVGGSPPPHWEEGAGLRRKRAVLSVLLHFLDTYKGLLQEEESAGKVIKELYLLIMKDTSLYHDLEDEILKLHQLVETVELKVAEETPPPNKQVKPLFRHFRRIDSCLQTRVAFRGSDEIFCRVYMPDHSYVTIRSRLSASVQDILTSVTEKLQYSEEQSTREDALILVTMASSGEKAVLQPSEECVFTTLGINSHLFACTRDTFDSLVPLPEEIQVVPGDTEIHRAEPEEIANHLTAFHWELFRCIHELEFVDYVFHGERGRRETANLELLLQRCSEVQHWVGTELLLCESLGKRAHLLKKLIKIAAICKQNQDMLSFYAIVIGLNNAAISRLRLTWEKLPGKFKNLFRKFENLTDPCRNHKTYREVLAKMKPPLIPFVPLILKDLTFLHEGSKTLLDGLVNMEKLHCIAEKVRTIRKYRSRPLCLELEASPGQLQTKAYVRQLRVIDNQNLLFELSYKLEPGGQ